Proteins from one Phyllobacterium zundukense genomic window:
- a CDS encoding phosphatidate cytidylyltransferase — MTFNGLSNLQKRVLSAIVLIVITVVLTSIGGFAFGILACAIGLSVFYEWQLITFQRSTSVTRGLVWVCLVCVMVVLLFTQDVLTMISVLFAGAALVAAIGGRSNGYWPAFGLIYSGFPAIALTLLRGDTGDGFAAILFLFAVVWATDIFAFFNGRALGGPKLAPRFSPNKTWSGAIGGAAAGVAAGVGLAAFITPTGSVSVPLIALLLSIIAQIGDLGESWVKRRFGIKDSGQLIPGHGGVMDRVDGLVAAAALLYVIGAILVTPETPYDILF, encoded by the coding sequence GTGACCTTCAATGGTCTTTCCAATTTGCAAAAACGCGTTCTGAGCGCGATTGTCCTTATCGTCATTACGGTTGTTCTTACTTCGATCGGTGGATTTGCCTTCGGCATTCTGGCCTGCGCCATTGGCCTGAGCGTGTTTTACGAATGGCAGCTCATCACATTCCAGCGGTCGACATCCGTCACTCGCGGTCTGGTGTGGGTTTGCCTAGTCTGTGTAATGGTCGTCCTTCTCTTCACCCAAGATGTCTTGACCATGATCAGCGTGCTCTTTGCAGGCGCGGCGCTTGTCGCCGCGATAGGCGGGCGGTCCAATGGCTATTGGCCGGCGTTCGGCCTCATCTACTCCGGCTTTCCAGCCATCGCCCTGACATTGTTGCGCGGCGATACAGGCGATGGGTTTGCGGCAATCCTGTTCCTGTTTGCCGTCGTCTGGGCGACGGATATCTTTGCGTTTTTCAATGGTCGGGCGCTTGGCGGGCCAAAGCTGGCGCCACGCTTTTCGCCCAACAAGACCTGGTCAGGAGCAATTGGCGGCGCAGCAGCAGGAGTGGCGGCCGGCGTCGGACTTGCCGCCTTTATCACGCCGACGGGTAGCGTTTCCGTTCCACTGATCGCACTTCTATTGTCGATCATCGCCCAGATCGGCGATCTCGGCGAATCATGGGTGAAACGTCGATTTGGCATCAAGGACTCCGGCCAGCTCATCCCCGGTCACGGTGGTGTGATGGACCGGGTCGACGGGCTTGTAGCTGCTGCAGCATTGCTATACGTCATCGGGGCAATTCTGGTGACACCGGAAACGCCATACGACATTCTTTTCTAG
- the bamA gene encoding outer membrane protein assembly factor BamA, which produces MAASSKFVGAASALAISAALVSSGAIVTTVAGVTVAEAATVSRIEVRGNTRVDAQTVRDNLGITPGKPFSNADIDAATKRLFGTGLFSDVRISQSGGTLIVQVNEHQVVNQVIFQGNKKIKDPALQNAVQLKPRAAFDQATLDADVEAVRAAYRNVGRSDATVSGRTMDLGEGRVNVVFEINEGDRTKIAKINFVGNQAFGNRRLSDVISTKRSTPLSWLTRNDVYSEDRLRADEEALRRFYYNRGYADFRVISSTAELDPATNDYTITITVEEGEKYKFGGVQIESSVEGVDTSQLNGLVETREGDTYNAKEVEDSIIKVSEKVAGQGYAFAKVEPRGDRNFENHTISVTYAIDQGPRAYVERIEIRGNEKTRDFVIRREFDVSEGDAFNQVLIQRAKRRLEALQFFQTVNISTAPGSQPDQVVLVVDVIEKSTGEFSIGGGYTTGGENPGPTVEASITERNFLGRGQYIRIAAGGGLDNNRSYSLSFTEPYFLGQRIAAGFDIFKRQSGVNNKYETDLTGGTIRFGLPITDDLTAGVAYNLTEEKYEIDNDAMIPGTDIPDPTEISQAFIDAAEESPWIKSSVSWSLTYNTIDDTKNPRDGIYAKFNQEYAGIGGDANFLKTTFKGQYYKTLSDEMDIVGLVGVGAGYIAGFGDEDLRVFDLFKNNSEMIRGFKYAGIGPRDLTVDDDDGSFLGGTTYFSGSLETQFPMPVVPESIGIRGALFADAATLYGNDLSEAAGTTEMEWRASVGASIMWASPFGPLRFDYAVPVKKVEGDQVQNFNFGMSSKF; this is translated from the coding sequence ATGGCGGCAAGTTCAAAATTTGTTGGTGCAGCGTCAGCGCTCGCCATATCAGCGGCTCTTGTGAGTTCGGGTGCAATCGTAACCACGGTAGCAGGCGTCACGGTAGCAGAGGCAGCAACCGTAAGCCGCATTGAAGTGCGTGGTAATACACGCGTGGATGCCCAGACGGTTCGCGACAATCTGGGGATTACGCCCGGCAAGCCTTTTTCCAATGCGGACATCGATGCGGCAACCAAGCGTCTGTTCGGTACCGGCCTGTTCAGCGATGTGCGCATCAGCCAGTCGGGTGGAACATTGATCGTTCAGGTCAATGAGCATCAGGTTGTCAACCAGGTCATTTTCCAGGGCAACAAGAAGATCAAGGACCCTGCGCTGCAAAATGCTGTGCAGTTGAAGCCGCGCGCCGCTTTCGACCAGGCGACGCTCGATGCCGATGTCGAGGCCGTACGTGCCGCCTACCGCAATGTCGGCCGCAGTGATGCCACGGTCTCCGGCCGGACGATGGATCTGGGCGAAGGGCGCGTCAACGTTGTGTTCGAGATCAATGAAGGCGATCGCACCAAGATTGCCAAGATCAATTTCGTCGGCAATCAGGCCTTTGGCAATCGCCGCCTGAGCGACGTAATCTCGACCAAAAGGTCCACCCCGCTTTCCTGGCTGACACGAAACGACGTTTACAGCGAAGATCGCCTTCGCGCAGACGAGGAAGCACTACGCCGGTTCTACTACAATCGCGGTTACGCGGATTTTCGCGTGATTTCTTCAACCGCTGAACTCGATCCCGCCACCAACGACTACACGATCACCATTACAGTTGAAGAAGGTGAGAAGTACAAGTTTGGCGGCGTTCAGATCGAAAGCTCGGTTGAGGGTGTCGATACCTCGCAGCTGAACGGACTTGTCGAGACCCGCGAAGGGGATACCTACAACGCCAAGGAAGTCGAAGACTCGATCATCAAGGTTTCCGAGAAGGTTGCCGGTCAGGGCTACGCCTTCGCGAAGGTTGAGCCGCGCGGCGATCGTAACTTCGAAAATCACACGATTTCCGTGACCTATGCCATCGATCAGGGGCCACGCGCCTATGTCGAGCGCATTGAAATCCGCGGCAATGAAAAGACCCGCGATTTCGTTATCCGCCGTGAATTCGATGTCAGTGAAGGCGATGCCTTCAACCAGGTTCTGATCCAGCGCGCCAAGCGCCGTCTAGAAGCGTTGCAATTCTTCCAGACGGTCAACATCTCGACGGCGCCCGGTTCCCAGCCCGATCAGGTTGTGCTTGTCGTCGACGTCATCGAGAAATCGACCGGTGAATTCTCCATCGGTGGCGGTTATACGACCGGTGGTGAAAACCCTGGGCCGACGGTTGAAGCTTCTATCACCGAACGCAACTTCCTCGGTCGTGGCCAGTACATCCGTATTGCAGCGGGTGGCGGTCTTGATAACAACCGCTCCTATTCGCTGTCGTTTACCGAGCCATACTTTCTTGGGCAGCGCATTGCAGCCGGCTTCGATATTTTCAAGCGTCAGTCGGGTGTGAACAACAAGTACGAGACGGACTTGACCGGCGGTACCATTCGCTTCGGTCTGCCGATCACCGATGATCTGACGGCCGGCGTTGCCTACAATCTCACCGAAGAAAAGTATGAGATTGATAACGATGCGATGATACCGGGCACCGATATACCCGATCCGACAGAGATTTCTCAGGCATTCATCGATGCAGCAGAGGAAAGCCCATGGATCAAGTCTTCGGTTAGCTGGTCGCTGACATATAATACGATCGACGATACGAAGAACCCGCGTGACGGTATCTATGCGAAGTTCAATCAGGAATATGCGGGTATCGGTGGTGACGCCAACTTCCTGAAGACGACGTTCAAAGGTCAGTATTACAAGACGCTGTCCGACGAGATGGATATTGTCGGCTTGGTGGGTGTTGGTGCGGGTTATATCGCTGGCTTTGGCGACGAAGACCTGCGGGTGTTCGATCTGTTCAAGAACAACAGCGAAATGATCCGCGGTTTCAAATATGCCGGTATCGGTCCACGAGATTTGACGGTGGATGATGACGACGGCAGCTTCCTCGGCGGTACGACCTACTTCAGCGGATCGCTGGAAACACAGTTCCCGATGCCTGTTGTTCCGGAAAGCATAGGCATCCGCGGTGCTTTGTTCGCCGATGCGGCCACCCTGTATGGAAACGACCTTTCAGAAGCTGCGGGCACAACCGAAATGGAATGGCGCGCATCGGTCGGTGCCAGTATCATGTGGGCGTCTCCATTCGGTCCGCTGCGCTTCGACTATGCTGTGCCGGTCAAAAAGGTTGAAGGCGATCAGGTTCAGAATTTCAACTTCGGCATGTCGAGCAAGTTCTGA
- the frr gene encoding ribosome recycling factor, producing MSDALDLNDLKRRMDGAIQALKHDLGGLRTGRASASLLEPITVEAYGSQMPLNQVANITVPESRMLAVSVWDKSMVGKVDRAIRESGLGLNPITDGNNLRIPLPELNEQRRKELVKIAHQYVEHAKVAARHVRRDGMDELKRLEKDGDISQDDNRVLSEKVQKLTDDTIAEMDKVVAVKEAEIMQV from the coding sequence ATGAGTGATGCACTCGATCTGAACGACCTGAAGCGCCGCATGGACGGTGCCATACAGGCGCTGAAACACGATCTCGGCGGGCTGCGTACAGGTCGCGCTTCGGCAAGCCTGCTGGAGCCTATTACAGTCGAGGCCTATGGTTCGCAGATGCCTCTCAATCAGGTTGCCAATATCACTGTGCCAGAGTCGCGAATGCTCGCCGTGTCCGTCTGGGACAAGTCGATGGTTGGCAAGGTTGACCGCGCGATCCGCGAATCCGGTCTTGGCCTCAACCCGATTACCGACGGCAACAATTTGCGTATTCCGTTGCCTGAACTCAACGAGCAGCGCCGCAAGGAACTGGTCAAGATCGCCCATCAATATGTCGAGCATGCTAAGGTCGCAGCGCGTCACGTTCGCCGCGACGGCATGGACGAATTGAAGCGGTTGGAAAAGGACGGCGATATCAGTCAGGATGACAATCGTGTCCTGTCTGAAAAAGTCCAGAAACTGACTGATGACACCATTGCAGAAATGGATAAAGTCGTTGCTGTCAAAGAAGCGGAAATCATGCAGGTTTGA
- the rseP gene encoding RIP metalloprotease RseP, with amino-acid sequence MTETLHTLFGTQSVLIGTILPFLIVLTVVVFVHEMGHYLVGRWCGIGVQAFSVGFGPELIGFTDRKGTRWKLSAIPLGGYVKFAGDEGVSSSVGTPAAAMTPEERAVAFHTQPVWKRAATVFAGPAFNILLTVAIFSVFFSLYGKMVADPMVAEVRPGGPAAVAGFQPGDRFISVDGDKVETFSDVQRHVSSRAGDSINFVVERKGQEVQLTATPELLEQKDPLGNTIKIAVIGVVNNQELGNFRRIEYGPGESVVQAVRESGFIIARTGQFFSRFFAGREDKCQLGGPVKIATMAGQAASQGVDWLIQLTAMLSIGIGLLNLFPLPPLDGGHLVFYAAEAVIGRPVRPAVQEIFFRAGFFLVLGFMGFVVFNDLFACR; translated from the coding sequence TTGACAGAAACACTGCATACTCTCTTCGGTACCCAGAGCGTTTTGATCGGAACGATTCTGCCATTCCTGATTGTTCTGACCGTCGTGGTTTTCGTCCACGAAATGGGTCACTACCTTGTAGGACGGTGGTGCGGAATTGGCGTCCAGGCATTCTCCGTTGGCTTCGGGCCTGAATTGATCGGGTTCACCGATCGCAAGGGAACGCGCTGGAAACTTTCGGCAATTCCGCTCGGCGGTTACGTCAAATTTGCCGGCGACGAGGGCGTATCCAGCTCCGTAGGAACGCCGGCTGCAGCGATGACGCCGGAAGAGCGGGCGGTGGCCTTTCATACCCAGCCGGTGTGGAAGCGTGCCGCCACTGTCTTTGCCGGCCCCGCGTTCAATATATTGCTCACCGTTGCCATTTTTTCAGTGTTCTTCTCTCTTTATGGCAAGATGGTTGCGGACCCGATGGTTGCGGAAGTCCGCCCCGGTGGTCCTGCAGCAGTTGCCGGATTCCAGCCCGGTGACCGTTTCATCAGCGTAGATGGCGATAAAGTCGAAACCTTTTCGGACGTTCAACGTCACGTGTCTTCGCGTGCCGGCGATTCCATTAATTTTGTAGTGGAGCGCAAGGGCCAGGAAGTTCAATTGACCGCGACACCCGAGCTACTGGAGCAAAAGGACCCGCTGGGGAACACTATCAAGATTGCAGTGATCGGTGTGGTAAACAATCAGGAGTTGGGTAACTTCCGGCGGATCGAATACGGCCCTGGCGAATCAGTTGTTCAGGCTGTGCGTGAAAGCGGATTTATCATCGCCCGCACCGGTCAGTTTTTCAGCCGGTTCTTCGCGGGACGCGAAGACAAGTGCCAATTGGGAGGGCCCGTCAAGATCGCCACAATGGCAGGGCAAGCGGCTAGCCAGGGCGTTGATTGGCTTATCCAGCTAACGGCAATGCTGTCCATCGGTATCGGCCTGCTCAATTTGTTTCCCTTGCCGCCTCTCGATGGCGGGCATCTGGTCTTCTACGCCGCTGAAGCCGTCATCGGCAGGCCCGTCAGGCCGGCGGTTCAGGAGATTTTCTTTCGCGCCGGATTCTTTTTAGTCTTGGGATTCATGGGGTTTGTTGTGTTTAACGATCTTTTTGCTTGCAGATAG
- the lpxD gene encoding UDP-3-O-(3-hydroxymyristoyl)glucosamine N-acyltransferase yields MADPIFYEPLLNVTIGQIAGLTNGVLVDTSLAGRPVTRLASLSDAGPDALVFIESKKHALDLGNLKAAGILCTDEIKANVPKNVAIIVTRHPQQDFAAIGRALYPNAVNAHLWSGQTGISTHAIVHPSAEIETDVTIEPGAIIGSNVSIGSGTVIAANVVIGNGCKIGRDCYIAPNCSVQYAFLGNRVLLHPGVRIGQDGFGYVPGRAGLDKMPQLGRVIIQDNVEIGANTTVDRGALADTTIGEGTKIDNLVQIAHNVRIGRHCVIAAQCGISGSVVLGDMTMLGGSVGIKDHVNIGSRVEIAAASGVMNDIPDGERWAGAPAQPFKQWFREIASVRAMTRTKKESSSDE; encoded by the coding sequence ATGGCCGATCCTATCTTTTATGAGCCACTGTTGAACGTGACAATTGGTCAGATCGCAGGTCTGACCAATGGCGTTCTTGTGGATACTTCGTTGGCAGGTCGGCCGGTCACCCGTTTGGCTTCGCTTTCGGATGCAGGACCCGATGCGCTGGTATTTATCGAAAGCAAGAAGCATGCTCTGGATCTCGGTAACCTGAAGGCTGCCGGCATATTGTGCACCGATGAAATCAAGGCAAACGTTCCTAAGAACGTCGCCATCATCGTAACCCGTCATCCGCAGCAGGATTTTGCTGCCATTGGCCGCGCGCTCTATCCCAATGCTGTCAATGCACATTTGTGGAGCGGACAGACCGGTATATCGACCCACGCGATTGTCCATCCGTCCGCAGAGATTGAAACTGATGTTACGATTGAGCCAGGTGCCATCATCGGCAGCAATGTTTCCATCGGTTCCGGCACTGTGATCGCCGCCAATGTCGTCATCGGCAATGGCTGCAAGATTGGTCGCGATTGCTATATCGCTCCGAATTGCTCGGTTCAGTACGCATTTTTGGGTAATCGCGTCCTGCTGCATCCGGGTGTAAGAATTGGCCAGGATGGCTTTGGGTATGTGCCTGGCAGGGCAGGTCTCGACAAGATGCCGCAGCTCGGCCGCGTTATTATTCAGGACAATGTCGAAATCGGTGCCAACACAACGGTCGATCGTGGTGCTCTGGCTGACACGACAATCGGTGAAGGCACGAAAATCGATAATCTCGTGCAAATTGCCCATAATGTGCGTATAGGGCGGCATTGCGTTATTGCTGCGCAATGCGGCATCTCGGGCAGTGTGGTCCTTGGTGACATGACGATGCTCGGCGGAAGCGTCGGGATCAAGGATCACGTCAACATAGGTTCACGCGTCGAGATCGCCGCAGCGAGCGGCGTAATGAACGATATACCGGACGGCGAGAGGTGGGCCGGCGCGCCTGCTCAGCCGTTCAAGCAGTGGTTCCGTGAAATCGCGAGCGTGCGTGCGATGACTCGAACCAAGAAGGAGAGCAGTTCAGATGAGTGA
- a CDS encoding isoprenyl transferase translates to MSNPRHIAIIMDGNGRWAKARGLPRTAGHKAGVDSLREVIRAAGKMDIPFLTLFAFSSENWSRPRSEVTDLMGLLKLFIRRDLADLHRENVRVRIIGERQDLAKDIRSLLEEAETLTVRNTGLTLVIAFNYGSRNEITRAVQRLVADVASGVIALGDITPEAISVRLDTADIPDPDLIIRTSGEMRLSNFLLWQAAYSEFMFMPCYWPDFRPSHLAEAVETFQMRERRFGGVAAQEIAL, encoded by the coding sequence ATGTCCAATCCGCGCCACATTGCCATCATCATGGATGGAAATGGCCGTTGGGCAAAGGCGAGGGGACTGCCGCGCACGGCGGGCCACAAGGCTGGCGTCGATTCGCTGCGTGAGGTTATCCGCGCCGCGGGCAAGATGGATATACCTTTCCTGACGCTGTTTGCGTTCTCGTCCGAAAACTGGTCGCGGCCGCGCTCGGAAGTGACCGATCTTATGGGACTTCTGAAACTCTTTATCAGGCGCGATCTCGCGGATCTGCATAGAGAGAACGTCCGGGTGCGGATCATAGGAGAGCGGCAGGATCTGGCCAAAGACATTCGCAGCCTCCTCGAGGAAGCGGAAACGCTGACGGTCAGAAATACCGGACTCACGCTGGTTATTGCCTTCAATTATGGTTCACGCAATGAAATAACCCGCGCAGTTCAGCGCCTCGTTGCGGATGTTGCATCGGGTGTTATCGCCCTTGGAGACATTACGCCCGAAGCCATATCGGTGCGGCTGGATACAGCCGATATCCCTGATCCAGATCTGATTATCCGTACCAGCGGTGAAATGCGCCTGTCGAACTTTCTTCTTTGGCAGGCGGCCTATTCGGAATTCATGTTCATGCCCTGCTATTGGCCCGACTTCCGGCCCTCGCATCTGGCTGAAGCCGTAGAAACATTCCAGATGCGTGAACGGCGCTTCGGCGGTGTGGCGGCGCAGGAAATCGCTCTGTGA
- the lpxB gene encoding lipid-A-disaccharide synthase: MTDPTRPLRLAVVTGEESGDLLGADLVQALRRQYAGEVTLTGVGGEHLAALGLDSLFDQHEIALVGLSAIVQKLPQLLRRISQLSTAIVAAKPDCLVIIDSPDFTHRVARKVRAADPSIPIINYISPSVWAWRPERAKAMRAYIDHVLAILPFEVQALKDLNGPPATYVGHRLVSHAPLLEAAKQNRARDASLGDRAEKNLVVLPGSRRSEIISLAEPFGETIDLLANRGNRINVVLPTLPKVEPLVWQLTASWKVQPRIVVGEAERLKAFAEADAALAASGTVSLELALARIPTVLSYKPDWLARTFIAPRIKVWSAALPNIIADEPVVPEYFNIFVRPGPIARQIEQLLVPGHRRAAQLESFDKVAKLMQTERPAGEIAAEKVLEFATHK; the protein is encoded by the coding sequence ATGACCGACCCGACAAGACCCTTGCGCCTTGCCGTTGTCACGGGGGAAGAGTCCGGGGATTTGCTGGGCGCCGATCTGGTTCAAGCGCTGCGCCGGCAATATGCAGGCGAGGTGACGCTCACCGGTGTCGGCGGGGAACATCTTGCCGCACTCGGGCTCGACAGCTTGTTCGATCAGCATGAAATCGCGCTTGTCGGCCTTAGTGCGATTGTTCAAAAGCTGCCGCAGCTTCTGCGCCGGATCTCGCAGCTTTCGACGGCAATCGTCGCAGCGAAGCCAGATTGTCTGGTGATCATCGACAGCCCTGATTTTACCCATCGCGTCGCGCGCAAGGTGAGGGCGGCTGACCCTTCAATCCCTATCATCAATTACATCAGTCCTTCAGTGTGGGCCTGGCGGCCGGAACGTGCCAAGGCAATGCGCGCTTATATCGACCATGTGTTGGCGATCCTGCCGTTTGAGGTACAGGCCCTGAAGGATCTGAATGGCCCGCCTGCGACCTATGTCGGACATAGATTGGTATCACATGCGCCGTTGCTCGAAGCCGCAAAACAAAATCGTGCGCGCGACGCTAGTCTCGGTGATCGGGCAGAGAAGAATCTTGTTGTGCTGCCGGGTTCTCGGCGCTCCGAAATCATCAGTCTTGCGGAACCATTTGGCGAGACCATCGATCTTTTGGCAAACCGTGGCAATCGCATCAACGTCGTTCTGCCAACCCTGCCGAAGGTCGAGCCGCTTGTCTGGCAATTGACTGCAAGCTGGAAAGTACAGCCTCGCATTGTTGTTGGTGAAGCGGAGAGATTGAAGGCCTTTGCCGAGGCCGACGCGGCGCTTGCCGCCTCCGGAACCGTTTCGCTGGAACTGGCGCTGGCGCGTATTCCCACAGTCCTTTCCTACAAGCCGGACTGGCTGGCGCGGACATTTATTGCGCCAAGGATCAAGGTATGGAGTGCGGCGCTTCCAAATATCATCGCAGACGAGCCGGTTGTTCCGGAATATTTCAATATTTTTGTCCGACCCGGCCCTATTGCCCGTCAAATCGAGCAATTGCTGGTTCCAGGTCACCGGCGCGCCGCACAGCTTGAAAGTTTCGACAAGGTTGCGAAGCTGATGCAGACTGAGCGTCCCGCCGGGGAAATTGCCGCAGAAAAAGTGCTGGAATTTGCTACACACAAATGA
- the lpxA gene encoding acyl-ACP--UDP-N-acetylglucosamine O-acyltransferase yields the protein MSRIHQTSIIEQGAKIGDRVSVGPFCHIGSEAVIGDDVELISHVVIMGPTTLGGGSKVYPNAVLGGDPQNTKHKGGYTTLVVGKNCVIREGVTMHRGTDGSRGITTIGDNCMFLAYAHVAHDCVIGDNVTFSNNVMIGGHVTIGNNVIIGGGAGIHQFVRVGHHAFIGGLAALASDLVPYGMAIGNHAYLGGLNIIGMKRSGMARPEIHKLRHAVRMLFDRTKSIKSRADDVRVAFPDSAAVADLVDFITADTKRAYCTPPLDSAIEISDSDDNS from the coding sequence ATGTCTCGCATTCATCAGACGTCTATTATCGAGCAGGGTGCAAAAATCGGAGACAGGGTATCTGTCGGACCATTTTGTCACATCGGATCTGAAGCCGTCATTGGCGATGACGTCGAACTTATCAGCCACGTCGTCATCATGGGGCCAACGACGCTTGGCGGCGGTTCGAAGGTCTATCCCAATGCTGTGCTTGGCGGTGACCCGCAGAATACCAAACACAAGGGCGGCTATACGACACTCGTCGTCGGCAAGAACTGCGTGATCCGCGAAGGCGTGACCATGCATCGCGGTACGGATGGCAGCCGTGGCATTACCACGATCGGCGATAATTGCATGTTCCTGGCTTATGCGCATGTCGCGCATGACTGCGTGATTGGCGACAATGTCACATTCTCCAACAATGTGATGATCGGCGGGCACGTCACCATCGGCAATAATGTCATTATCGGGGGAGGTGCGGGCATTCATCAGTTCGTACGTGTCGGGCATCATGCCTTCATTGGCGGTCTTGCTGCCTTGGCAAGCGATCTCGTTCCCTACGGTATGGCTATCGGCAACCACGCCTATCTCGGCGGGCTGAATATCATCGGAATGAAACGATCAGGGATGGCGCGTCCGGAAATCCACAAGCTGCGTCATGCCGTCCGCATGCTGTTCGACCGTACGAAATCGATCAAGAGCCGCGCAGATGATGTGCGCGTGGCATTCCCGGATTCGGCCGCCGTAGCCGACCTGGTCGATTTCATCACCGCTGATACCAAGCGCGCCTATTGTACGCCGCCACTCGATTCCGCAATCGAGATCAGTGACAGTGACGACAACAGCTAA
- the fabZ gene encoding 3-hydroxyacyl-ACP dehydratase FabZ, translating to MSDNVKVESLGVADIQKLLANLPHRYPFLLIDRIVDIDRDVSATGIKNVSINEPHFAGHFPELPIMPGVLIIEAMAQTAGAIVLFHNGSGKPGKVFFMTIDNAKFRKPVVPGDQLKLRVTKLKQRGILHKYACIAEVDGVKVAEAEVAAMVGFPDEDESGV from the coding sequence ATGAGTGACAATGTGAAAGTGGAGAGCCTCGGAGTTGCGGATATCCAGAAACTTCTGGCGAATCTGCCACATCGTTATCCATTTCTGCTGATCGATCGCATCGTCGATATCGACCGTGACGTATCGGCCACCGGCATCAAGAATGTCAGCATCAACGAGCCGCATTTTGCCGGTCATTTTCCCGAGCTGCCGATCATGCCGGGTGTTTTGATCATCGAAGCCATGGCCCAGACTGCCGGCGCGATCGTTCTCTTCCACAATGGCAGCGGCAAGCCGGGCAAGGTCTTCTTCATGACCATCGATAATGCCAAGTTCCGCAAGCCTGTCGTTCCGGGCGACCAACTGAAGCTGCGGGTGACGAAGCTGAAGCAGCGCGGCATCCTCCACAAATACGCTTGTATCGCCGAAGTTGACGGCGTGAAGGTTGCCGAAGCGGAAGTTGCCGCCATGGTCGGCTTTCCCGATGAAGACGAGTCCGGAGTCTGA
- a CDS encoding LpxI family protein — protein MTTTAKTPPSTALHPPIAGRTAIVAGNGQLPVAVATSLRKLGGNPLIVAIKGEAEPELYAGEHAEISIVELGGLVKILRAEGISNVVLAGGIRHRPEFRAALRPGNGNLVALYRFLRAFRLGDDGLLRAVIATIESYGFRVLGAHEIVPDILAPAPGTLTRKRADQESVANMNAARQAAIMIGSLDIGQAAIAIGRRVIALEGVEGTDAMLQRVAELRHAKRINRKGGVLVKCAKPQQEVRADLPAIGVSTVENAVKAGLKGIAIEARRTLILGYGETVAAADKAGLFIETFEQESSS, from the coding sequence GTGACGACAACAGCTAAAACACCGCCATCGACAGCTTTGCACCCGCCGATAGCGGGACGGACCGCGATTGTCGCCGGCAATGGCCAGCTTCCAGTCGCGGTGGCGACAAGTCTGCGGAAGCTTGGCGGCAATCCTTTGATTGTTGCGATCAAAGGCGAGGCAGAACCTGAGCTCTACGCGGGTGAGCACGCCGAGATTTCCATTGTCGAGCTCGGCGGCCTTGTGAAGATCCTGAGGGCCGAAGGCATATCCAATGTTGTCCTTGCCGGCGGAATTCGTCACAGACCGGAGTTCCGCGCCGCGCTCCGACCGGGAAACGGCAATCTCGTTGCGCTCTATCGTTTCCTGCGGGCGTTCCGGCTGGGCGATGACGGCCTGTTGCGCGCTGTCATCGCGACGATCGAATCCTATGGTTTTCGCGTTCTCGGCGCCCACGAAATCGTTCCCGACATCCTTGCGCCAGCTCCCGGCACGTTGACGCGCAAGCGTGCCGACCAGGAGAGTGTCGCCAATATGAATGCGGCGCGGCAGGCTGCAATTATGATCGGCTCGCTTGATATCGGCCAAGCCGCAATCGCCATCGGCCGGCGAGTCATAGCGCTGGAAGGTGTCGAAGGCACCGATGCCATGCTGCAACGCGTGGCGGAGCTGCGACATGCCAAGCGTATCAATCGCAAGGGTGGCGTTCTGGTCAAATGCGCCAAGCCGCAACAGGAAGTGCGCGCTGACCTGCCGGCTATCGGTGTCAGTACCGTGGAGAATGCTGTCAAGGCGGGACTCAAGGGCATCGCCATCGAGGCGCGACGCACACTGATCCTCGGCTATGGCGAAACTGTTGCCGCTGCCGACAAAGCCGGACTATTCATCGAGACCTTTGAGCAGGAATCCTCCTCATGA